The genome window AGCGTCCCGGTCTGGTGCGGCGGAATGCTGGAGACCGGCCTCGGCCGGGCCGCCAATGTCGCCCTCGCCGCACTGCCCGGCTTCACTCTGCCCGGCGACACCTCCGCCTCCGACCGGTACTACCGGACCGACATCACCGAACCGTTCGTGCTGAAGGACGGCCATCTCGACGTGCCCCGCGCACCCGGGCTCGGACTCTCCCCGATCCCCGAGCAGTTGGCCGCAGTGACCGAATCGACCGAATGGATCAGCCGATGACCGCAACCGTGTCGGGCACCGTCGAGACCAGGATCCGGACGGCGTTCGACGACGCCGAGGTCCAGGGACACTTCTTCGCCCGAGAGATCGACGGCGACCGCACGATCGGCGTCGCGGCGGACGAACCGGTCTGCCTCGCCTCCGTGTTCAAGATCCCGATCGCACTCGCCTACGCACGCGAGGCCGCCGCAGGACGGCTGGAGAGGACCGAGCGCCACTCGGTGGACCCGCGCTATCGCGACGGCGGCATCGGCACCTCCGGCTGCGCCGACCCGGTCGAGATGAGCCTGCGCGACCTGGTCCACATGATGCTGACGATGAGCGACAACGCAGCCACCGATGTGGTGCTGGCCCGGGTCGGTCTGGACACCGTCAACGGGCTGCTCGCCGAACTGGGCCTGCGTCGGACCCACTTGATCGGTGGCTGTCTGGAGCTGACCGGCTCGCTCTTCGCCGACCTCGGCGTGACCACCGAGGTCGAGGCGCACACGAGGATGGCGGCACTTGCCGCGCAGGGGCCGGAGAAGCTCCTGGAGCTGTCGGTGTGCGTCCCGGAACGCACCACCCGGGGAACGGCCCGCGACATCGCGGAACTGCTGGTCCGGATCTGGCGCGACGAGGCCGGCCCCGCCGAAGCCTGCGCCGAGGTACGGGCCGTGATGTCCCAGCAGATATGGCCGCACCGACTGTGGTCCGGCTTCGACGACAGCTACCGCATCGCCGGCAAGACCGGGACGCTGCCGGGCTGGCGCAACGAGGCCGGGGTGATCGAGGACCGCGACGGCGGGCGCTGGGCAGTGGCCGTCTTCACCCGGTCCGACAGGCCGGACCTGCACAATTCCCGGGCGGACCGGGTGATCGGGCAGGTGGCAGCACTCGCCGTCGACGAACTCCGATCAACTACCTTGTGAGGATGACGGAGCAGCCACGGGCCGTGCTCGGCCGGATCCTCAACGATCTCGGGTCGACGTTGATCGAAGTGGTGGCCGGGGAGGCCGATCCGGCCCGCACCGTCAGCGGAGTGCTGATCCAGGACCCCCTGGACGAACCGGCGAGGCTGCCCGGGGCGGTGGTGCTCGGCGTCGGTGTGTACGGCGCCGGGCCGGTCGCCGACCTGGTCGACACGGCCGCCGGGCTCGGCGCGGCGGCCGTGGTGGTCCGCTCGCCGGTCCCGGTGGACGGACCCGTGTCCGAGGCGGCCGCCCGCACCGGCCTGACCGTACTCGGCCTGACGCCCGGCGCCTCCTGGGCCCAGGTGGCCGCGCTGCTGCGGTCGCTGCTCGCGGTCGACGAACTCGGCACGGTGGGCGGCCCCGACGAGGCGGACGGCACCGAGCCGCTCGCCGGTGACCTGTTCGCCCTGGCCAACGCGACGGCCGGGCTGCTGGACGGCCCGGTCACCGTGGAGGACCGTGGTGGACGGGTGCTGGCCTTCTCCAGCCGGCAGGACGAGGGTGACGACGCCAGGATCGCGACCATCCTCGACCGTCAGGTGCCCGCCGAGAAACTGCGCGCCCTGGAGGAACGCGGCGCCTTCCAGGCCCTTTACCGGAAGGAGGAACCCGTCTATGTGGCCGGCATCTCGGACAAGCCCCGGGTCGCCATCGCCGTCCGCGCGGGCGGCGAGATCCTGGGATCGATCTGGGTCGTGGTCGACGGACCGCTGAGCGCGGACCGCGCACAGGCGCTGCAGGAGGCGGCGAAGGTGGCCGCCCTGCATCTGCTGCGCCGCCGCACGGGCGAGGACGCCGAACGACGGCTGCGTGCGGATCTGCTCGCCACCGTCCTGGAGGGCGGTACGCACGCACCGCAGGCCGCCGTGCGGCTCGGCCTGTCCGCCCAGCCCGCCTGCGTACTGGCACTCGCGGTGACCGGCGAGCAGTACGCGCCCGACCGGGTGGCCGCGGGCCATCGGGTGGCGGAGGCGCTCACCCTGCACCTGGCAGCGATCCACCCCCGTACTGCCGCCGCCACACTCGGCGGAGTCATCTACGCGGTCCTGCCCACGAGTTCGGACGAGCAGGGGCTGCGGGTGGCCGAGGCGTTCCTCGGCCGGATAGGGGACCGGGTGCCCGCCGTCATCGGAATCGGCCGGCTCGCCGCCCGCCCGGTGGAGCTGCGCCGCTCGCGCGCCGACGCGGACCGTGCGCTGCGGGTCCTCGGCTCCGGTCGCACGCCGCGCAGGGCGGCGCGGCTGTCGGACGTCTACGCCGCCTCGCTGCTGGAGGAGCTGACGGACCGGATGGCCGCCGAGGACGATCTGCCGGACGGCCCCGTCATACGGCTGCTCGCCTACGACGCCCGGCACAACACGGCCCTCACGGAGACCCTGGACGCCTGGCTGAGCACCTTCGGCGATGTGCCAGCCGCCGCTGCCGCCGTGCACATCCACCCCAATACCTTCCGCTACCGGCTCAGGCGGCTGGCCGTGGTCGCGGGCATCGATCTCGACGACCCGGAGGCACGATTCGAAGCAATGCTGCAACTGCGGCTGAGGCGCCGCACTCCTGAGGGACACCCGTAGCCGTCCGGGCGGAATGGTGCAAGAGTTTTCGCAACGGACGGGACACACCGATGTCCGCAGGTCCACGCGCCTGCGCGTCGGAAGTGCCTGCGCGTCCGAACGTCGACGATGGGACAGATGCCATGCCTCTCCAGGGAGAGTACGAGCCGAGCCCCGCGCAGTGGGTCCGCGATCAGGTCGAGCTGTTCGAGAGCTCCGGCGGCACCGAGGGAACCATGATGCGGGGCCTGCCCGTCATCATCCTCACCACCCGCGGGGCCAAGAGCGGAAAAATCCGCAAGACCCCGCTGATGCGGGTCGAGCACGACGGCGCCTATGCCGTCGTCGCCTCGCAGGGCGGCGCCCCCAAGCACCCAGTCTGGTACCACAACATCGTGGCCGACCCCCGGGTGGAACTCCAGGACGGCCCGGTCCGCCAGGACATGAACGCCCGTGAGGCCACGGGCGACGAGAAGGGCCTGTGGTGGCAGCGGGCGGTCGAGGCGTTTCCCGACTACGCCGACTACCAGCGCAAGACCGACCGGCAGATCCCGGTCTTCGTCCTCGAACCGGCGACCGAAGCGCACTGACGGCTGTCCACCACCCACACGAGGAGCGCGAGCGCGCTGATCGCGGCGCCGAGGAGGCACACCGCGCCCCACCCGGCCATCGCGTGGACGGCCGTCGAGGCGAGGGCGCCCGTGGCGCTGCCGACCGAGTAGAAGACCATGTAGCCGCCGATCAGACGGCTTCCGGCGTCGGGACGGACCGCGTAGATGAGGCTCTGGTTGGTGACATGGACGGCCTGCACGGCCAGGTCGAGGACGACCGCGCCGATCGCCAGCGCCCACAGCGACTGCCGGGTGAGGGCGAGCGGGAGCCACGACACGGTGAGCAGCACCAGTGCGGTGCCGGTCGTCCACCCGGCGAGACCCCGGTCGTGCAGGCGTCCGGCCGGCGCGGCCGCGAGCGCGCCCGCGGCTCCCGCGAGCCCGAACGCCCCTATCGCGGTGTGCGACAGCGACAGCGGGGGTTCGCTCAGCGGGAGCGCGACGCAGCTCCACAGGGTGCTGAACGCGGCGAAGACGAGCAGGGCGAGCAGCGCGCGGACCCGCAGTACGCGTTCCTCGGCGAACAGCGTGAGCGTCGAACGCAGCAGTCGTAGATACCGCATGGAGGCCGGTGGTGCCGACCGGCGCGGCAGCACGCGGTACAGGGCCAGGGTGAGCGCGAGGGTCAGTGCGGCCGAGGCGAGATAGACCGAGCGCCAGCCCGCGAGGTCGGCCAGCGCGCCGGAGACCGTGCGGGCGAGCAGGATCCCGATGACGATTCCGCTGGTGACCAGGCCGACCGCGCGGCCACGTCGGTCCGGGGCGGACAGCGATGCCGCGAAGGCCACGAGCGTCTGGGTCACCACGGCGAGAAAGCCCACAGCGGCCAGGGCGGTCAGCAGGACCGGCGCGGTGGCTGCCGTGCCGGTGGCGACGAGCGCTGCCGCGAGCAGCGCCAGCTGGGTCACGACGAGGGTTCGCCGGTCGACCAGATCGCCCAGGGGCACGAGCAGGAACAGCCCGAGGCCGTAGCCGATCTGGGTGAGGGTCACGACGACGCCGATCGCTGCCGTACTGATCCGGAAGTCCTGACTCAGGGTGACCAGCAGGGGTTGCGCGAAGTAGACATTGGCCACCGCCACTCCGGAGGCGACCGCGAAGAGCAGAGTGGTGCGCCCGGACAGAGCGGGTGCCGGTGTTCCCCCGCTGGTGTCCGCGGTCCTGATCGTTCTCTCGCTGTCGGTCACGGGTGCCCCTCGATCAATTCGGTTGCAAGTTGCTACCAGGTGGACGTTAGCGTCAGCTGGTAGCATGTTGCAACCGATGATGTGAAGGGGAACGGAATGGTCAAGCGGACGCGCCTCGACGACAGCGACTGCCCGGTGGCCCGCTCGGTCGACGCGATCGGCGACTGGTGGTCGCTCCTGATCGTCCGTGACGCGTTCGACGGCAGCCGCCGCTTCGGAGAGTTCCAGCGCAGTCTGGGGGTCGCGAAGAACATCCTGGCGGCGCGCCTGCGCGAGCTGGTCGGGGGCGGGATTCTCGACATGGTTCCGGCGGCCGACGGCGGGGCCCGCCACGAATACGTGCTGACGGCCAAGGGCAGGGACCTCTTCCCGGTCATCGTGGCGCTGAGGCAGTGGGGCGAGGGCCACTTCTTCGACCCCGGCGAACCGCATTCGGAGATGGTCGACCTGCGCCACGGTCGAACTCCCCGGGCGCTGGAGGTCCGCGCGGCCGACGGGCGCCTGCTCGGACCGGACGACATCACGGTGCGAAAGGTCGAGCGGCCCGGAGCGTCGGCGCCCGCCTAGCGCTGCCCGCCACCCATGCCGGCCCGCCGCGCACTTCCCGGCCGCGCCCCGGCACGTGAGGTGCATACGTACCCGCACCACCCCCGGACGGTCGATCAGGACGCGCGCCCGCGCGGCCCCGCAGGCTCCAATGGACGGGTGACCGCGCCTCCGGACGACTGCCTGGCGCGCAATGAGTGGCTCTGCGGGGCTTATCTCTCCAGCCGTCGCGAGATTCTCTGGGACGCCGTCGTGCAGCACCTTCAGCTCACCGTGGCCGCCGTGCTCATCGGACTGGTCCTCGCCGTCCCGCTCGCCCTCGCGGCACGG of Streptomyces sp. NBC_01363 contains these proteins:
- a CDS encoding CdaR family transcriptional regulator, whose amino-acid sequence is MTEQPRAVLGRILNDLGSTLIEVVAGEADPARTVSGVLIQDPLDEPARLPGAVVLGVGVYGAGPVADLVDTAAGLGAAAVVVRSPVPVDGPVSEAAARTGLTVLGLTPGASWAQVAALLRSLLAVDELGTVGGPDEADGTEPLAGDLFALANATAGLLDGPVTVEDRGGRVLAFSSRQDEGDDARIATILDRQVPAEKLRALEERGAFQALYRKEEPVYVAGISDKPRVAIAVRAGGEILGSIWVVVDGPLSADRAQALQEAAKVAALHLLRRRTGEDAERRLRADLLATVLEGGTHAPQAAVRLGLSAQPACVLALAVTGEQYAPDRVAAGHRVAEALTLHLAAIHPRTAAATLGGVIYAVLPTSSDEQGLRVAEAFLGRIGDRVPAVIGIGRLAARPVELRRSRADADRALRVLGSGRTPRRAARLSDVYAASLLEELTDRMAAEDDLPDGPVIRLLAYDARHNTALTETLDAWLSTFGDVPAAAAAVHIHPNTFRYRLRRLAVVAGIDLDDPEARFEAMLQLRLRRRTPEGHP
- a CDS encoding nitroreductase family deazaflavin-dependent oxidoreductase, which encodes MPLQGEYEPSPAQWVRDQVELFESSGGTEGTMMRGLPVIILTTRGAKSGKIRKTPLMRVEHDGAYAVVASQGGAPKHPVWYHNIVADPRVELQDGPVRQDMNAREATGDEKGLWWQRAVEAFPDYADYQRKTDRQIPVFVLEPATEAH
- a CDS encoding helix-turn-helix domain-containing protein, which produces MVKRTRLDDSDCPVARSVDAIGDWWSLLIVRDAFDGSRRFGEFQRSLGVAKNILAARLRELVGGGILDMVPAADGGARHEYVLTAKGRDLFPVIVALRQWGEGHFFDPGEPHSEMVDLRHGRTPRALEVRAADGRLLGPDDITVRKVERPGASAPA
- a CDS encoding serine hydrolase — protein: MTATVSGTVETRIRTAFDDAEVQGHFFAREIDGDRTIGVAADEPVCLASVFKIPIALAYAREAAAGRLERTERHSVDPRYRDGGIGTSGCADPVEMSLRDLVHMMLTMSDNAATDVVLARVGLDTVNGLLAELGLRRTHLIGGCLELTGSLFADLGVTTEVEAHTRMAALAAQGPEKLLELSVCVPERTTRGTARDIAELLVRIWRDEAGPAEACAEVRAVMSQQIWPHRLWSGFDDSYRIAGKTGTLPGWRNEAGVIEDRDGGRWAVAVFTRSDRPDLHNSRADRVIGQVAALAVDELRSTTL
- a CDS encoding MFS transporter, which gives rise to MSGRTTLLFAVASGVAVANVYFAQPLLVTLSQDFRISTAAIGVVVTLTQIGYGLGLFLLVPLGDLVDRRTLVVTQLALLAAALVATGTAATAPVLLTALAAVGFLAVVTQTLVAFAASLSAPDRRGRAVGLVTSGIVIGILLARTVSGALADLAGWRSVYLASAALTLALTLALYRVLPRRSAPPASMRYLRLLRSTLTLFAEERVLRVRALLALLVFAAFSTLWSCVALPLSEPPLSLSHTAIGAFGLAGAAGALAAAPAGRLHDRGLAGWTTGTALVLLTVSWLPLALTRQSLWALAIGAVVLDLAVQAVHVTNQSLIYAVRPDAGSRLIGGYMVFYSVGSATGALASTAVHAMAGWGAVCLLGAAISALALLVWVVDSRQCASVAGSRTKTGICRSVLRW